In Carassius carassius chromosome 7, fCarCar2.1, whole genome shotgun sequence, one genomic interval encodes:
- the LOC132144277 gene encoding uncharacterized protein LOC132144277, translating into MQTLNLDTAYETLSAVRGYSGGNVIINYKYKTLEENPLIDVCKTGADRCFTLINTDRAAEWTHDGRFSVHDDRSARLLRLFIRELNENDSGEYKITVKVSEDYSFFSEFHLDIRDADCCQKSISLSAAAGASVNISCRYPQSHRADVKFVCRRSGSDLCAEETSVKESRRWSAEGQMQLYDDREQQLLTGIISHVTQQHSAEYWCGVQSDGGHKSFITRVLISVTGTDDFHTHNNQLFPPDESLHCQK; encoded by the exons ATGCAGaccctgaatttggacacagccT ATGAAACCCTCAGTGCTGTGAGAGGATATTCAGGAGGAAATGTGATTATAAACTACAAATATAAGACGCTAGAAGAGAATCCTTTGATAGATGTGTGTAAAACTGGAGCAGATCGATGTTTTACTCTAATAAACACTGACAGAGCAGCAGAATGGACACATGACGGCCGATTCTCTGTTCATGATGACAGATCTGCTCGTCTCTTACGTCTGTTTATCAGAGAACTGAATGAGAACGATTCTGGAGAATATAAGATTACTGTCAAAGTTTCTGAAGACTACAGTTTCTTCTCTGAGTTTCATCTGGACATCAGAGACG CTGATTGTTGTCAGAAGAGCATCAGTCTCTCCGCTGCTGCAGGAGCATCTGTGAACATCAGCTGCAGATACCCACAATCCCACAGGGCTGATGTGAAGTTTGTCTGCAGGAGATCTGGATCTGATCTCTGTGCTGAAGAGACGTCTGTGAAGGAGAGCAGAAGATGGAGCGCTGAGGGACAGATGCAGCTGTATGATGACAGAGAGCAGCAGCTCCTGACGGGAATCATCAGTCATGTGACTCAACAACATTCAGCTGAATACTGGTGTGGAGTTCAGTCAGATGGAGGACACAAGAGCTTCATCACACGAGTCCTCATCAGCGTTACTGGTACAGATGACTTTCACACTCACAATAATCAAC TGTTTCCTCCAGATGAGTCTCtacactgtcagaaatag
- the LOC132144118 gene encoding uncharacterized protein LOC132144118 isoform X2 — MKIIWTFTLLMIPGVLSSISVTGYSGGGVSITCRYEEKYKKNEKYFCKGEWSSCTDLIKTNKKNKWVNAGRFSLYDDTRAAVFTVTIRDLREQDSDIYYCGTERTGLDPKTEVNLNVITADCCQKSISLSAAAGASVNISCRYPQSHRADVKFVCRRSGSDLCAEETSVKESRRWSAEGQMQLYDDREQQLLTGIISHVTQQHSAEYWCGVQSDGGHKSFITRVLISVTDVQKTTSSSSSSASVFKTSTSTIISESPKPLKGLYLIISLALVLLVLIILGVLLLFFYKKHQSRGGDSSSQTGAEKHEVVSYTGCDYEEIKHTLKQLPTNPSVSRDTVYATAQLPTNPSVSPDCVYATVQKDTGDSQIFITSAEDLNYSVVNFQKNPNCPKGVRLRNNQDYSEYAAVNHLTD; from the exons ATGAAGATCATCTGGACTTTCACTCTGCTGATGATTCCTG GTGTGTTGAGCTCCATCAGTGTGACAGGATATTCAGGAGGAGGAGTCAGCATCACATGCAGATATGaggaaaaatataagaaaaatgaGAAGTATTTTTGTAAAGGAGAGTGGTCCTCATGTACTGATctcataaaaactaataaaaaaaataaatgggtGAATGCTGGAAGATTCTCTCTGTATGACGACACAAGAGCAGCAGTTTTCACTGTGACCATCAGAGATCTGAGAGAACAGGATTCTGACATTTACTACTGTGGGACTGAAAGAACTGGACTCGATCCCAAAACTGAAGTGAATCTGAATGTTATAACAG CTGATTGTTGTCAGAAGAGCATCAGTCTCTCCGCTGCTGCAGGAGCATCTGTGAACATCAGCTGCAGATACCCACAATCCCACAGGGCTGATGTGAAGTTTGTCTGCAGGAGATCTGGATCTGATCTCTGTGCTGAAGAGACGTCTGTGAAGGAGAGCAGAAGATGGAGCGCTGAGGGACAGATGCAGCTGTATGATGACAGAGAGCAGCAGCTCCTGACGGGAATCATCAGTCATGTGACTCAACAACATTCAGCTGAATACTGGTGTGGAGTTCAGTCTGATGGAGGACACAAGAGCTTCATCACACGAGTCCTCATCAGTGTCACTG ATGTTCAGAAAacgacatcatcatcatcatcatctgcttCTGTTTTCAAAACTTCTACATCTACCATCATATCAGAGTCTCCTAAACCGTTAAAAG GTTTATATCTGATCATCTCTCTGGCTCTGGTTCTTCTGGTTCTGATCATCCTTGGTGTCttgttactgtttttttataAGAAGCATCAGTCTCGAG GCGGTGATTCATCATCTCAGACTGGAGCAGAAAAACATGAAGTG GTTTCTTACACTGGTTGTGATTATGAGGAGATTAAACACACTCTCAAACAgttacccacaaacccctctgTTTCTCGTGACACTGTTTATGCCACAGCTCAgttacccacaaacccctctgTTTCTCCTGACTGTGTTTATGCTACAGTTCAGAAAGACACTGGTGACTCTCAGATCTTCATCACATCTGCTGAGGATCTGAATTACTCCGTGGTGAATTTCCAGAAGAATCCGAACTGTCCTAAAGGGGTCAGATTGAGGAATAATCAGGATTACAGTGAATACGCTGCTGTCAATCATCTCACTGACTGA
- the LOC132144118 gene encoding uncharacterized protein LOC132144118 isoform X1 — MKIIWTFTLLMIPGVLSSISVTGYSGGGVSITCRYEEKYKKNEKYFCKGEWSSCTDLIKTNKKNKWVNAGRFSLYDDTRAAVFTVTIRDLREQDSDIYYCGTERTGLDPKTEVNLNVITADCCQKSISLSAAAGASVNISCRYPQSHRADVKFVCRRSGSDLCAEETSVKESRRWSAEGQMQLYDDREQQLLTGIISHVTQQHSAEYWCGVQSDGGHKSFITRVLISVTDVQKTTSSSSSSASVFKTSTSTIISESPKPLKGLYLIISLALVLLVLIILGVLLLFFYKKHQSRAGGDSSSQTGAEKHEVVSYTGCDYEEIKHTLKQLPTNPSVSRDTVYATAQLPTNPSVSPDCVYATVQKDTGDSQIFITSAEDLNYSVVNFQKNPNCPKGVRLRNNQDYSEYAAVNHLTD; from the exons ATGAAGATCATCTGGACTTTCACTCTGCTGATGATTCCTG GTGTGTTGAGCTCCATCAGTGTGACAGGATATTCAGGAGGAGGAGTCAGCATCACATGCAGATATGaggaaaaatataagaaaaatgaGAAGTATTTTTGTAAAGGAGAGTGGTCCTCATGTACTGATctcataaaaactaataaaaaaaataaatgggtGAATGCTGGAAGATTCTCTCTGTATGACGACACAAGAGCAGCAGTTTTCACTGTGACCATCAGAGATCTGAGAGAACAGGATTCTGACATTTACTACTGTGGGACTGAAAGAACTGGACTCGATCCCAAAACTGAAGTGAATCTGAATGTTATAACAG CTGATTGTTGTCAGAAGAGCATCAGTCTCTCCGCTGCTGCAGGAGCATCTGTGAACATCAGCTGCAGATACCCACAATCCCACAGGGCTGATGTGAAGTTTGTCTGCAGGAGATCTGGATCTGATCTCTGTGCTGAAGAGACGTCTGTGAAGGAGAGCAGAAGATGGAGCGCTGAGGGACAGATGCAGCTGTATGATGACAGAGAGCAGCAGCTCCTGACGGGAATCATCAGTCATGTGACTCAACAACATTCAGCTGAATACTGGTGTGGAGTTCAGTCTGATGGAGGACACAAGAGCTTCATCACACGAGTCCTCATCAGTGTCACTG ATGTTCAGAAAacgacatcatcatcatcatcatctgcttCTGTTTTCAAAACTTCTACATCTACCATCATATCAGAGTCTCCTAAACCGTTAAAAG GTTTATATCTGATCATCTCTCTGGCTCTGGTTCTTCTGGTTCTGATCATCCTTGGTGTCttgttactgtttttttataAGAAGCATCAGTCTCGAG CAGGCGGTGATTCATCATCTCAGACTGGAGCAGAAAAACATGAAGTG GTTTCTTACACTGGTTGTGATTATGAGGAGATTAAACACACTCTCAAACAgttacccacaaacccctctgTTTCTCGTGACACTGTTTATGCCACAGCTCAgttacccacaaacccctctgTTTCTCCTGACTGTGTTTATGCTACAGTTCAGAAAGACACTGGTGACTCTCAGATCTTCATCACATCTGCTGAGGATCTGAATTACTCCGTGGTGAATTTCCAGAAGAATCCGAACTGTCCTAAAGGGGTCAGATTGAGGAATAATCAGGATTACAGTGAATACGCTGCTGTCAATCATCTCACTGACTGA
- the LOC132144126 gene encoding B-cell receptor CD22-like: MLMSVRMDPPLPLMFLILIHGVSSAEWGVNYRHSHICALHDSSVTLSCNYTYPTGYQIRELFWTKNPVKVEKLRDLSEDPEYSQRLQYLGDEQQNCTIRLSHVTKKDSHVYFFRFTTNVTYGNWTGYPGVSLTVTDLQVESPETVKEGDSVRLTCKSSCALTDRATFIWYRNSQPLTERRDRNNQLLLQSVRREDAGRYSCALQEHTYNSPAVQLDVMYPPKSVSVSISSSGVIVEGDSVTLTCSSDSNPPAEISWFKGGMIVGSGRIYTILKISSDHSGEYKCKSRNKHGEKYSETVTLNVMYPPRNVTVSITESGQIWEGDSVTLICSSDSNPPALNFSWFKENQRSSVGSGQSFSALQSGRFYCEARNQHGSQRSDGVTVTVKGRLVILYISIGVVSGASVLIPVLLIWRSRMKKRKDNLKIQSKMDHSRPEDDRYKAFDVDTTERLYENVIMNYSRAHDDRLNDYDLESTEPVYENVMRDRP, translated from the exons GGGTTTCTAGTGCTGAATGGGGTGTGAATTACAGACATTCACACATCTGTGCACTACATGACTCTTCAGTGACACTGAGCTGTAATTACACATACCCTACTGGATATCAGATCAGGGAACTCTTCTGGACTAAAAACCCTGTAAAAGTTGAAAAGCTTCGAGATCTGTCTGAGGACCCGGAATACAGTCAGAGGCTTCAGTATTTGGGAGATGAACAGCAGAACTGCACCATCAGATTGAGTCATGTGACAAAGAAAGATTCACACGTGTACTTTTTCAGATTCACAACTAATGTAACATATGGAAATTGGACCGGTTATCCAGGAGTGTCTCTTACTGTCACAG atcTTCAGGTGGAGTCTCCGGAGACAGTGAAAGAGGGAGATTCAGTCCGTCTGACATGTAAAAGCAGCTGCGCTCTGACTGACAGAGCAACATTCATCTGGTACAGAAACTCACAGCCATTAACTGAGAGAAGAGACAGAAACAATCAACTCCTGCTGCAGTCAGTCAGAAGAGAGGATGCAGGCAGATACAGCTGTGCTCTACAGGAACACACTTACAATTCTCCTGCTGTTCAGCTCGATGTCATGT ACCCACCAAAGAGTGTCTCAGTGTCCATCAGTTCATCTGGTGTAatagtggagggagattcagtgactctgacCTGCAGCAGTGATTCAAACCCTCCTGCAGAAATCAGCTGGTTTAAAGGAGGAATGATTGTAGGATCTGGAAGAATCTACACCATATTAAAGATTAGCTCTGATCACAGTGGAGAATACAAGTGCAAATCCAGAAATAAACATGGAGAGAAATACTCTGAAACTGTCACTTTAAATGTCATGT ATCCTCCCAGGAATGTCACAGTGTCCATCACTGAGTCTGGTCAGATCTGGGAAGGTGATTCggtgactctgatctgcagcagtgattcaaACCCTCCTGCTCTGAACTTCAGCTGGTTTAAGGAGAATCAAAGGTCCTCTGTTGGATCTGGACAGAGTTTCAGTGCACTACAGAGTGGACGCTTCTACTGTGAGGCTCGCAATCAACACGGATCTCAGAGATCCGATGGTGTTACTGTCACTGTTAAAG GACGTCTGGTGATATTGTACATATCCATTGGAGTGGTTTCTGGAGCTTCAGTTCTCATCCCAGTGCTGCTGATTTG GAGAAGCAggatgaaaaagagaaaagacaatCTCAAAATTCAG TCAAAGATGGATCATTCCAGACCTGAGGATGACAGATACAAAGCATTTGATGTTGATACGACTGAACGTTTGTATGAGAATGTAATA ATGAATTATTCCAGAGCTCATGATGACAGACTTAATGACTATGATCTGGAGTCAACTGAACCTGTGTATGAGAATGTAATG cGTGACAGGCCATAG